From the genome of Uranotaenia lowii strain MFRU-FL chromosome 1, ASM2978415v1, whole genome shotgun sequence, one region includes:
- the LOC129739478 gene encoding microfibril-associated glycoprotein 4-like isoform X2 has protein sequence MALLLVFLAVVASQDVLPRSCVDIQSASGVYEIHPEYGFGKPIDVYCEQSAENGGWIVIQNRFNGSVHFYRGWKDYENGFGDWRGEFWLGLKSIHRITYSQSYELLIQIGDTDDNIKYARQR, from the exons ATGGCACTGTTGTTGGTGTTTCTGGCCGTGGTGGCATCGCAGGATGTATTACCTCGATCCTGCGTCGATATCCAGTCCGCATCAGGGGTCTACGAAATCCATCCCGAGTATGGTTTTGGTAAACCAATTGACGTGTACTGTGAACAGAGTGCTGAGAATGGGGGATGGATTGTGATTCAAAATCGTTTCAATGGTTCAGTTCATTTCTATAGAGGCTGGAAGGATTACGAGAACGGATTTGGCGATTGGCGCGGTGAATTCTGGCTGGGTTTAAAATCGATTCATCGGATCACTTACTCCCAGTCGTATGAGTTGCTTATCCAGATAGGGGATACAGACGATAACATAAAGTACGCCAG ACAAAGATAA
- the LOC129739478 gene encoding microfibril-associated glycoprotein 4-like isoform X1 gives MALLLVFLAVVASQDVLPRSCVDIQSASGVYEIHPEYGFGKPIDVYCEQSAENGGWIVIQNRFNGSVHFYRGWKDYENGFGDWRGEFWLGLKSIHRITYSQSYELLIQIGDTDDNIKYARGDGASMCWKAFKGFYYGLKTSRMMIRPVGQTSK, from the exons ATGGCACTGTTGTTGGTGTTTCTGGCCGTGGTGGCATCGCAGGATGTATTACCTCGATCCTGCGTCGATATCCAGTCCGCATCAGGGGTCTACGAAATCCATCCCGAGTATGGTTTTGGTAAACCAATTGACGTGTACTGTGAACAGAGTGCTGAGAATGGGGGATGGATTGTGATTCAAAATCGTTTCAATGGTTCAGTTCATTTCTATAGAGGCTGGAAGGATTACGAGAACGGATTTGGCGATTGGCGCGGTGAATTCTGGCTGGGTTTAAAATCGATTCATCGGATCACTTACTCCCAGTCGTATGAGTTGCTTATCCAGATAGGGGATACAGACGATAACATAAAGTACGCCAG AGGTGATGGAGCATCGATGTGTTGGAAGGCATTCAAAGGATTTTACTATGGATTGAAAACGTCGAGAATGATGATTCGTCCAGTGGGACAAACTAGTAAGTAA